The Geotalea uraniireducens Rf4 genome window below encodes:
- a CDS encoding TSUP family transporter, whose product MSASWLVSSARGGFHHPSPLIHAFKVPVRTAIGTSAAVAFLSALAGFLGKGTGPVPLLWGIAVSFGALLGGQMGGMLSHRLSTITLRRILFLVVAISAVRIFVQALL is encoded by the coding sequence GTGTCGGCTTCCTGGCTGGTATCATCGGCCAGGGGGGGCTTTCATCATCCTTCCCCGTTAATTCATGCGTTCAAGGTACCGGTCCGGACGGCAATCGGCACCAGCGCGGCGGTCGCTTTTTTGTCGGCACTTGCCGGATTCCTTGGTAAGGGAACCGGTCCGGTACCGCTCCTCTGGGGAATCGCCGTATCATTCGGGGCGCTCCTGGGAGGGCAGATGGGGGGCATGCTAAGCCACCGGCTATCGACCATCACGTTACGGCGAATCCTTTTCTTGGTTGTTGCAATCAGTGCTGTTCGGATTTTTGTGCAAGCTCTTTTGTAA